From the Pirellulales bacterium genome, the window CCGACGTGGACGCTTCGCACCATGCCCGCCTTGTCGATTACCACGAGCATCCTGACAGCCTAATAGTGTGCGAGCGGAACGGGCGGGTGAAAATGCGTATGCGGTAGGTTTGTCGCCTGAGCGTTTAAGCCGTTCAACACGCGGCGGCAGGGCGGGCACTCGGCCAGGTGCTGCTCGACCTGGCTCAGGAATTTACCGTGTAATTTGCCGGCGCGATAATCGGGCAGAACGGGGCGGACCTGGCTGCAATAGAGGCCACCGTGAAAGTAGTCGTCGGCCGCATGCCGCGCGGGAATGAAATGGGCAGTCAACAAGATTGCCACCGCCGCCGCGGCGGTGACGCCAGCCGCGCGCCAGGCGATCGTGCGCCGTCGCTTGGCTCGCATTCGTCCGGCCAGGCCGTGCAAAGTGCCTGCCGGGCAGGCCGTCCAGTCACCATTCGTTCGAGCTTCGTTCACCATACCCATCACTCAATCTTACCGGTTCGGGCGCGGAAAATTTGTGAGCTTGCTCACACTTGCGGCGCGGCCAT encodes:
- a CDS encoding zf-HC2 domain-containing protein, which codes for MVNEARTNGDWTACPAGTLHGLAGRMRAKRRRTIAWRAAGVTAAAAVAILLTAHFIPARHAADDYFHGGLYCSQVRPVLPDYRAGKLHGKFLSQVEQHLAECPPCRRVLNGLNAQATNLPHTHFHPPVPLAHY